The Salmo salar chromosome ssa19, Ssal_v3.1, whole genome shotgun sequence DNA window TGCTTATTCTTATCTAAACCCCCTGACCTTTGAGATAACCTCATTGGTTCGTTAGAGGAGACAGATCAGGTGGTTTGGAGCCCAAAAATAAAAAGTCAGACAGCAGTCACTGACTGAAGCTCTCCAGGAACCACGATTACATGTCATAGACCTGCGCTATAAACATTTCAATAAGTGCTGAAATAATATACTTCATATTTTTTGGAACAACCTATGAGGGCATCGATCGCTacggggaggagggagaaagatgggTGAGTTCCATGCTGCAGAACAAGGCAAACTTCAATGCCTTGGACTGAAGCAATGCAATGAGTATAAGAGAAAGCAAATGGATGCAGTGCATTTGGAagatattcagactccttgacttttcccacattttgttacattacagccttattctaaaatggattaaaattgtTTTCTTCCCCatcaatctatatacacacaatgccacataatgacaaagcaaaaaaatatttttaaaaataaacacatttacataagtattcagaccctttactcagtactttgttgaagcacctttggcagcgattacagccttgacgctacaatcttggcacacctgtattgggAGAGTTTCTCCCAGTATTCTCTGCAGACCCTCTAAaactctgtcaggatggatggggagcgtcgctgcacagctattttcaggtctccccagagacattcgatcgggttcaagtctgggccactcaaggacattcagagacttgtcccaaagccactcctgtattgtcttggctgtgtgctttgggtcgttgtcctgttggaaggtgaatctttgctccagtctgagtgctctggagtaggttttcatcaaggatctccatACTTtgttcgatcctgactagtctcccagtccccatcgctgaaaaacatccttttactgaggagtgacttccatctggccactctaccataaaggcctgataggtggagggctgcagagatggttgtccttctggaaggttctcacatctccacagaggaactctgaagctctatcagtgaccatcgggttcttggttacctccctcaccttcttccccaattgctcagtttggctggacagccagctctaggaagattcttggtggttccaaacttcttccatttaagaatgatggaggccactgtgttcttgtggacagTCAgtggtgcagaaatgttttggtacccttcgacacaatcctgtctcggagctctacggacaattccttcaccctcacggcttggtttttactctgacttgcactgtcaactgtgggaccttatatagacaggtgtgtgcctttccaaatcatgtccaatcaatttaaatttaccacaggtggactccaatcaagttgtagaaacatcaaggatgatcaatagaaacaggatgcacctaagctcaatttcaagtctcatagcaaagggtctgaatacttatgtaaatatgtatatacatttgctaaaatttccaaaaacatgtttccgctttgccattatggggtagtgtgtagactgatgagaatatttcatccattttagaagaagactaacgtatcaaaatgtggataaagtcaaaggATCTGAACTCTTTCCAAATGAACTATGTAATCAAAAATGGACAGCAGTATGACAGGCCATAGTTACTGCGGTCAATTACAGGCATCAAGTACAGAAGGGTCATTTTTGGGACGCTGTAGCTAATGTCTTTGCACCTGTAACAATGTCAGTCTACTTCCCCTCTGTCCCACCTATACACAATGGTGTAAGTACATAAACACTATGGTGAAGAAACAGCCCTCCAAGTAAAACAAAACCAAAAAATCCTCAGAATGCTTTAAAAAAAGTCATCTACCAAAGTATTGACTTCAGATTAGAAAAGAGGAGCTTAAATAATGGTTTGCCAATGTTAATAATCAATTAAAAAAGGGTGAGCAAGTCAAACAGTGGATATGAAAGACAGTCGGTGTAACTCAACACTACATTATTGAACTTAGGAGGTTGGTTTCCTTTTAAGTGGTGCGATCCAGGAGGCAGGCAACAGCCCATGAGGCGACCAGAAGGTTTCTCTCCAGAGGACGAGGCAGTTTCTCTTTACACTAAGGCCACTTTTAAATAGTAATTCTGAATGAGGACCCGTGTTCACAGATCTTTGTAGGAGTCCCTTTTTTGAGGAAAACAAAAGTTTCTAAGTGAAAGAGCCTGGTGGTTCTCTCTTCTGCAGGGCTAGTGTTTGCACCACTCACCACCAATAAGAACAAAGTCCCCGCTCAACATGGTCACCACAGCCATGCGACCGAGATAGTCCCCCGCTGGTGTGCCCAAACCATAACTCACGCACACCCCAACAAATACAAACCATGTGCAGTTCGGGTTATAACGATCTCGCAAAAAATACATCCATTCTCAACAGTCCATAAATTCATCTTGCCCAATTTTGTGTCTTCTTTGATCCTCTGTGGCTTTATCAAAGAAAGTTGAAGTCCAGAGAGAAGTTGTACCATACaactgctgctctgaatacaatCCACAAAAGACAACCTAAAGTTGcctttgctgttgttgctgctgcagtGTCATTCATATGGGTGTATCATAAAGATTTGATATTTCAGTTGATCCCTGTTGCCACAGCCCTTTTGGATGTAGTCCTTCAGTTTTGCCAACCAGGTGctttgtgtatgtactgtatatacacgtGAATGTATTGACATAGTGGGAGTGTCTGTGTAGACGtaaagtgtgtgtcagtgtatatGGTTGACTGTGTGAGGTGtttatgtatactgtatgtattgtactgtgtgagaaggagagaaggtccagtgtggtggtggcagcaacacCAGTGTTTGTTGTCAGGACTGCGCTGTAGTTAGGTACACAGCTGTAGTTCAGCTCCCTCTGGCAGCTGGGTAAGACCACGCTGGCTGTGCAAGGCACTACTTGTCCCCCAGGATGGCATACTGGTTACCAAGCTCCAACTGCTGCAGGGAAGCGCCACTGCCGCCCTCCTCTCGGCCACGGTTTTTGTGCTTCACAACCTCAAAggtcttctccatctctctgtccctgaaACCCAAGCATTGGACATTGAAAAAGTTTCTATACtgtatgtcaaatcaaatgttatttgtcacatacacatggttagcagatgttaatgcgagtgtagcgaaatgcttgtgcttctagttccgtccaagcagtaatatctaacgagtaatctaacacttccacaacaactacctacacacacatacaccatgtAAAGGAatgaagaatatgtacataaaaatatatgaatgagtgatggccgaacagcataggcaagatgcagtagatggtatagagtactcatctcatatgtatatactgtaatgtagggtatgtaaacattatataaagtggcattgtttaaagtggctaatgatacataattacatcaatttttccattattaaagtggctagagtcgAGTCAGTATGTTGGAAGTCTAAAGGCTTCCGCATACATAGGTTTGGTTCACTCCTAGCAGAACTCAGCTAGGTGAAACGACATTGCTTGTATACCCCCTAAAGACCGtcgcttgaaaaacaagaaaataataTTACTGTTGTTTGTCCCTCGAGCCACCGAAGCAACAGCCAGAAACACTTCCTCAAAATTGTCAGAATTAATCCAAGATAAAACAAGACATTTTGGCCAAGGAAGTCTTAGTCGCATAATTTTACATTtagctaagatgtttggtgcagtgaaCAACGTTGCATGAAAATTAGTCCTCTCTCGCAGAGACTACACTTCATGTTCCCACTCATACTAAGAGTAGTACTGATGACCAATCACCAACGAAGGGGCGTTGACTTCGGCTATCGAACTTCGATATCGAGAAAAATGTTGAGCGCACTAGGGTTGACCCCAGTTAGTCAACTGGTTGATTGTTAAGCTGTCGGTCGACGGAGATTGTTTTAGTCGATAAGtaacattcagaaagtattcagaccccttgactttttccacactttgttacgttacagccttattctaaaatggatttgttTTTTCCAcccctgatcaatctacacacaataccccaaaatgacaaagcaaaaacagggttatagaaatatttgcaaatgtattaagaaaaaaataaaaataaaacggaAACATGTAcatactttgttaaagcacagttggcagcgattatagcctcaagtcttctttggtacaacttcaactgtatatagacaggtgtgtgcctctccaaatcatgtccaatcaattgaatttaccacaggtggactccaaacatcaaggatgatcaatggaaacaggatgcatttgagctcaatttcaagtgtcataaaggttctgaatacttaagaAAATAAGGCATTTGTGTGTATTTCCCCCcccaattctaaaaacctgttttcactttgtcattatggggtagtgtgtagattgatgaggaaaaatattctaaaatgaattaaattcataaggctgcaatgtaacaaaatgtggaagtagtcaaggggtctgaatactttccgaatgcattgtacaaACACCTCAttgaactaatccattgcggagacCTAGACTAAAAGcaaatttatgcttgatctgaaaatgtggtTGGAGACTCCATATGGAGGGTGTGAAGCAATTGCAGAGCCTccagaggcatgcagaggccaaatacAGCTCCGTACTGCATTCCCATGCACCTCCCAAACATTGTAACAATGCAGAGGGCTCTGTACAGCTCCGTAtttacatgattggttgacggtaggtttCCTGTAggaaacacaaactcacttccttgacaacagctctgcacttCTCAACGAAGCGCAAGTATGAACGCCCTGACTTCTGCCGAATCACCGCAAattctgcatggtcaatgcagacTTCGAATTGACTATGCACCCAGACGTACAATGCACTTCTCTCTACAGAACGcgccaatttgtgcacattcattgtttgcGTTAGATTGTTAGTGTATATCAAATCCCCATGACATAACACCAGTAGTATATTTACCGTTAACtcctaatctacaatgtttgttactaTGGTTACAGTAAATTatattaatgcattcaatattattattccagtcttccTGTTATCATTGTCGGTGGACACATTGTAGCATAAGTTGTGCACTCTGCaaacacttgtgagaaacaagttttcgTTCATTTCATTTACAAGttgtcaatttagtcattgtcttttgtttggagcactcttgtcaatgttgagtaagccTATAGGCTACATGGCCTGCGTGCAAATGTAGGCATATAAATGTGCACATTTGGGGATCTGATCGTATTTCTTATTGGCcttaacgcaccaccactaatgagcttctcaaagtaatgttctcacttcaaacagcaagcaaatgaagtctgtttttacatccattgagaattacaatagttcctcaatgtatttgaatATCTTTCCAGCCGTCTACCTTTTGATAAGCACTCAGtgtgaaagggaaaaatgtaattCTCTTACCCAGTGGAAAAGTcgtaaaataggcctacctgattactacttattagtgcttgacttggactgaaataggtactCATTTTGgatgctggtactgtttatatttaggtgcaggagctccacaatacttttgagctaatattctataagaggaacaggagctcaccAAATTAGAAAATTTGAGGTTCCGGTACTCCGctctggtgagctcctgcccaagtcaaccaCTGCTTTTTATCCCTTGTGCAAAtggcctacagctgtgtctgtccagagCTCACTGGCGGAGGAAACTCTGAGGGCAGGCCGGACCCAAGTTAATACAATGTTTCAAGgttgttgcagacaggccatgtgtagctaatgtgatttataggataaatatttttaaatcaggatattttctacctgcaggctgcaatgtttttatttgttggctttatgtaggctatttttacatagttggcaatggcaataggtGTTACGCGTTTTAGGTTTGTATCTTTTATATTTGGATTGAATTTTTATTAAGCACATGGCAATGATTGAGATATGAAGAgcttattataaattaaatgaaactgtttcaCATAACTGCCACGcaggtaagataaattggcattccacatgagaaaggttgccgACTCCTCCTATTACCaacaacttcaggagagtaatggcagaacCTGCAAAAGCCAGCAGGAGTGGGAGGAGAAAGGTTTCTCTCTTCTGGATATCTAGGTCTCTTGAGGcatttgtcttatttcatcaaaccgTAACCTTAAAAAGcgtcagacaagctcaatgcataaagttgattttattaaaacacataggatgtgtcTATATGGAAAAATATAGACCAATCGATAAAGACTACTTTTGGTCAACCAAGATTagttttagttggggacagcccTAGTGTGCACGAACAGCTGAAAAAACATGCCGAACAGCAAGatgaacaaaaacgtcacaaaattgTCATAATATATGCGCAAACTTTTCACCTGGGAAGCATGCAACAGGCTTAAGATGAGTGCTATCTGAAGTTGAGGTTCACTCACCTGCGTGTCTCCACATGTTTGGAGCCGGCCCTGAGTGAGGGGAACTGTGTGTCGCTGAAGATCTCAGGGGGCCCCTGGTTGGGGCCACGCTTTGTGGTAGTCAGTCGGGCCCCTGGGGGGCGGTACACCCCAGAAGGCTTGGACTCAGGCACCTCTTCCACTTCTGTAGAAGCAAAAGCAGAGATGAAGCAAACCAGTCAGTGAAAACAAAGGGCAAGGCTCATCATTAGTAATCACCTAAATATCTATTGGAGTAACCCACATACTCTTATTGTAGtgtatatgtacatgtatgtggAAGTGATACATAGAGTGGAGAGAAGTATACCCACCAACAGAGGCAGCGGCTGGGGGCGGGGCACCAGATTTGTTCCAGGGTCCAGACATTTTGTCTCCACTGACCAGGATGATCTCTCCATCCTCACCGACCTCCTCCTcatactcctcttcctccttctcatcACTGTCACAATCACCCAATCAACAAAAAAATGTGCCACTAGTACAGATGTTTAACATGTCATTAG harbors:
- the LOC106578663 gene encoding protein CDV3 homolog, with protein sequence MADVETGGAAPEKSLDDFFAKRDKKKKKEKGGKGKEVPSGPTPIVLKKNKKEKEKSGTKNEHQDAQPEKEDEEWKEFEAKEVDYSGLRLQALQISDEKEEEEYEEEVGEDGEIILVSGDKMSGPWNKSGAPPPAAASVEVEEVPESKPSGVYRPPGARLTTTKRGPNQGPPEIFSDTQFPSLRAGSKHVETRRDREMEKTFEVVKHKNRGREEGGSGASLQQLELGNQYAILGDK